The DNA region gttcGTCACCTATGATCTTCAATCGTGTGCTCCGGAAGGCTCAACAATGTGTAGTCCAAGGCAAAATATTATGCACGTCGAAAGCACAACAATTTGTTTGGAAGGCTCAATAATGTACTCTGCAAAGCTCAACAATGTGTATTATAAGGCAAAATAATATGCACTTTAAATGCTCTAGAAGACAGATCAATATAAACTGGAATGCTCAACAATGTATGTGCACAGGAAGACACATCACTGTGCTCCTAAAGACACACTGTGCTATGGAAGGCAGGCACAACATTGTGTTTTGAAGGGTACAACATTGTGCTttgaaagaaggaaaaaaaatgaaagacaTGAGGTACAACAACATTAACTTCAAACTTTATTATATCCAAATGATCATTCATCAAGCACgtactttaaatatatatagatcatCCTCACACATACAGACTTCagatatcaaataaaaaaaaattgtccgaATATACCAATCATCAAATATCAATAAACATGTCCAACTCAAATTTTCAATCACAAATCAAAGAAAGGAAATGGGGAAGCTCTTTCAAGGTGAAGGTCAAGGGGAAGTGGCTACAGCCTTGCCTTTGTCGAGATaagctttctttctttcttccattCGAtggccttcttcttcttcttcttcttttggagCCTTGCCCTTGTCAAGATAATCCTTTTTCCTTTGCTCCATTCGATggatgttttcttcttctttatcatCTTCATTTGCTTGGGGCTTGCTTTTGTCGGGATAAGCCTTATTTCTTTGCTCCATTCCATGGCCTTCATCGGCAGGTGATTCACCCATTTCATCGTCTTTAATTTCTTCTCctttgatgtatatatattcatttgtttCGGATAAGAAAAATTATAGTTTAGTCAATCCAAACATATATGCATAAATACATACACACTCATTTTTGAATGTCTATCATAATAATGCTTAATACTTAACATAATAAACTATATGAGTACATTCTGTAacttaacaaaatttaattgatatgatcaatttttttaaaattacaaaatacaccTCATATCttactatatatttttagtatatccaAGATTGTTACTATTCAACTGGGTACATGTGTACACCCAATAATTTTGTCTTTTTTCTGGTTGAATGGTGTAAATACGAAATTTTAAGGAGTGTAAAGCATCTAGATGTCAAGCAGCTTGTAGCTCAATGGCATCTATGTGGCTCTCATAAATGGGAAGTCACATGTGAAAACAATATCTAGATATTATATcgtttaaaataatatagtacTCATAATAGAAAAGAGTAAATTAAAGAATCATCAGTACCTGGATCACTCGTAGTACCTATACACACTGATGCTAGTTTTTGTCGTAACCATGTCAATGATTCAATGCAGGTCCAGAATCTGATACCTCTCTCCTCATTAGTATGCACTTCAGCATTATGTTTTGCCATTGCAGCGTCGTCTGCAGCACCATGTTCTATATAGGCTGTGATTCATTatccatttctttaatttaatttacatttGGCATCTTCCAcattaaatataactttttagaACCTATGTCTATTCTGTATAAAATGTTTAACATGTTCAAATTAATATGTTTTCTCTTGGacataactttaatttgtataagtaattttaatactcaaaaaatataattcaccatgatggaaaaaaaaatagttgcaACTAGTGTTATAAAACCAAATTGAAAGGCAGTTGTTAATTAGAAAAAAAGCGAATGACTTTATTTAGTATGCCTAGtattataatcttttttttttgtattattatgtaATTGATATTTATAACACATTTGTCTGtctctcttttttatttattttttttattattattagataagTGTTCATAGAAAAATTTAAGAGtataaaatgacaaattattatgtggaccatgatccacgcAGTATTTTGTggatcataaaaatattttttttaatatactaaaagtacattatttgtgtactgaatatacattatataaaataatatatttttagtactcaaataatgtacttttcctgaataaaagatacatttttaatatacaaaaagtacataatttgtgtacatattatttgataatatgcaaAAGAATGTATTTGAGTATTTAATATGTTGTATATATGGAATGATATGGTAGTATGAATgggtaaattaattgttattaaCACATATATTTTACCTAGGTTTTGCTGTGATGGTGTCGTGTCAGAATCTTGTTCAACATGATGGTTGTGGTTAATCTGTATCTCCTCTCCAATTATTGCCTCAGGGATCTCTTCTTGCAATGGAGCTTCTTCAATAAATATTGGAGCCTCTTCATCAATATGTTCTGTCATTAATGTGtaaatgattatatatttaattaatttattattattttttgaagacgtaattaattaatttattttatgaactataatatttatcattttaacaTTAGTTTTTATTaacagaaaaatatatatatcgttacctcaaaattaagaaaatttatatatgcatatatatatatatatatatatatatatatgtatgtatgtatgtatgtatttatatttataataagtgaatttatataattgtatagaAGAATATAATGGAGTATGAATACCTGAATCACTATCATTGGGACTTGCATTGCTCCTTATTGTATAAAAGAATGGAGTATGAATATCTGAATCACTATCATTGGGACTTGCATTGCTCCTTATTGCTTCACTTAATGATTCATCATTTTTATATAACAAACCACAACTCCAATCTGTTGAAGCATTTGAGTCCTCAAATGCCACCTCAAATACCAAATAATCATTGGGGTTAACACCAAAGTTACTGCTTAACAGGCTACATAATGGTATGTAGGCAAAgcatataatttctttttccttgaaCATGTCATCAAACTCTTCATCATATAGTCTGCCAATCACACAATCTGTTTGGAGAACTTTATTTGCATTGTGTTTGTGTACCAACTTGGCTATGACCTTACCATATCTAAAAGGACGAACATCTGGGCTTGATTTCCAGATAATGGTATCTTCATAAGATGAATAGAAAAGGCATACAACAAATCCCACAAAGGTTTGATTATACCAAGACGGTTTAAGATCAATGGAGACCTTATTTGATTGCCAAGACGGATATTTGAACCATCTCTTGATATTAATCTCAGTCCATCCATCATTAAAAGCAGAATGGGTAACGACTAAAGGACAGTTTCTCCCGGCTGGAAAAGGCATATCAACAAACTTCCTAGCCAACTCCTCAGCTGATAAAGCTACCtttttatatcgatcagagaatgAGATAGAATATAATGCTGAATACTTGGTTGCTAGCTTAGCTATGTTGCCTTCAGAAGCCAAACTAGAATTTGTATATAATTCCCTTATAGTGGCTGGGAGTTCCGGTAACATTGTCAGTTTTAGACAACCACTAATGTCAAGGTATTGAAGGTGAGGGAGTTTGCTATAGCCTTGAGGTAAACGGGAAAAATTTCTTCTACTCAGATTCAAGTACTCTGTCTCCAACTTCGACCAGGTCAAGTATCCAATATCATCAGTCGTGAGTCCTGATATTAACGAGGTCAAGAGTATTTggaatatatatgtttgtgagaGTGCGATCCGAAAAATAATAGTTTACCCAtacacacacatgcatatatgtatgtatgcatgcactTTAATTTTCTATACGTAAATGTATGTACACAATGGCACAGTGGCATAGTGTAATAGTCCTTCCGTCCTCAAGTTATTATATGCATAATTACCTCTTTGTGATCATTTGTCAACTAGAGCCACACAAGGCCGGATGTACCTTGTGCACACCCTCAACTAGTGGTTGAGGGAGCAATGtaacatttagggtgtgtttggtttgtccatgcatgggaatcggaatcggtatatgtatcaaatacttggtaagtgTAATGGGTTtgggtgaaagtattttgcacgtttggtagtagggtggaatgagaatgattattaatatttgaggaagaaagaaggaaaggaaataaaacccttatttaataagggtatggatttttcaattaatagggtattccaaacccatagtggtattctaaaaacctgtcaactaaacaataacaatcactatgatacccataccttataccaaaacccgCCAACCAAACAAACCTTTagtcttttatatattaaaacattttatgaAATGTATATGTCAAAAACTAATTGTTGATTATaaggatatttttgtcttttattaaATACTCCATAAGTGTTAATActcggatctttgacctcattaatcaaagatccgacttGTTTCACGAATTGAGACTCGTAAGACCGTCTAACACAAGTATTATCCTAATATAAAATGTGAAAGAGtataaatattcttaacatGACAGGAAAATACgaaataatatctaataataatatgtataatagTATAAAGGGGAATTGTATGAGTACCTGAATCACTCTCACCGTGGCTAGCCATATGCATTCTTGCTCTTGTTTGcctaaaaaacatatttttattcagtaaatttaaaagtataagtggttaattaatatttgtatcAAATGCGGTCAAGTCTTAACGTGCGGCCGCATCCTTAGGTATGCAAAAACACACCAATAATATTAGGAAacgaacaacaacaaaaaacgcaccattaggtacgcataaatgcaccacacagtgttcagaaacGCACAATTAGGTGTGGTGAGATatggtgagtttttttttttaaatttttttttatgtgtggtgcattttattattgtgcgttttctaacacAAATGGTACGCTTTTGCATACCTATTGGTGCGACTGCATCGGCCGTATGTTAGACCTGGCCGTACAGGAACGAGCCTATTCCAAAATGCTACCTCCATTCTAGGTCTATTCCACACACTAAATAGAATATACTAGTATAGAGcattaaaaaattgaagaaagaagGTAATGAGGGATTAAATCTATTTACCCTTTATATAACAAATTGCAACCCCAATCTGCTGAAGCTTTCGAGTGCATAAGTTCCACCTCGAATCTTGAATAATCATTTGCTTCCATAATAGGCTTAAATGTAGGCCACAGACTACTAAGTGGTATGTAGGCAAAGCATATGTGTCCTTGGGGTTCATCACAATCATTGAATCCGGCGGCAATCACACATTTTGTTCGGAAGActtcattttcatcatctttGTGTGACAGTTTGGCTATAAGCACACAGTGATGTGCCTCATCATCAATCCCTTGGTACGAGTGTTGTCCCCATATATCACCTTCTAAAGAGAGAAAATATATAGCAAATCCCACAAAATTTTGATTATACCATGAAGAGTTAAGATTGACTGAGATTCCATTTGACTCATAGTGTCGGTATTTGAATGATCTCAAGATATTGATCTCTTCCTCGTCCATGTAATTATAATGGAATGTATAGCTAACACCAAAAGGAGTAATTCTTTGAAATGGAAATTGAATACTCTTCTCAGCTAAAAGGGTTTCACCTCTTGACAATTCAGAATCATAATGTTCGCCGCCGCCAGATGAGAATGAGACTGAATATAACTCGGGGTAGGTGATTGCTAACTTTGGTATAGTGCTCGACTTTCCTTTAAAGGCAAAATCACAATCTGCATATAGTTCCCTTATAGTCTTTGGGAGTTTTGGCAGCTGTTTAAGTTGTTCACATTGTCTGATGTCAAGGTATTGAAGGCGAGGGAGTTGAAAGAAACTTTTAGGTAGATGATCAAAATTGCTTCCTCGGAGACACAAATATTCCAAGGAGATCAAGTGTCCAAGATCTGAAGGGAGTCCGTCAAGGAGATTAAAATGAGAGAGCTCTAGCCTTTTGAGTGAGCACAAATCAGATACACTAGGCAAAAAGTTGAGAGTTTCCATATCAAATTCCTCATTGCCTTGAAAGCTTAAGCATTCAAGTGAACTCAACCGCGTTATTGAAGGTGGGATTTCAAAAATGGCAGTGCCACCAAATACACGAAGCTCTTCCAAATTTGACAAGTTGCCCAGGTTCTCTGGCAATGAACTTAGTTGATCGCAACCTATAATCTCAATAACTTTAAGATTTTCCAGCTCACATAAGTCATTAGAAAGACGTTCAAGATATTCACAATAATAGAAGCGGAGCTTGGTGAGGCAACATAGTTGTCGGATGGATGAGGGGAGATCTGTAATTGGAATGAGTTTTAAATTCAGCTCCACTACACCAGGGATAGTTGCCTGGATTTCTGGAAAATTTTTCAAACTTCCGCAATTCTCAAGTTTGAGAACTTCAAGAGATGAAACTTGAATGAAGATGGGAAGCTTCTCCAGGTCACTGCAATGGCTTAAATCTAATAAAACAAGCTTCTTAAGATGTCCAAGAGATGGATGGATCTCTTTTAATTCCACACAGTAAGAAAGGTATAATCTCTTTAAATTCGGCATCAATTCAAAATTGGGAGTTGCTAACAATGAGCGGGAAGAGCTGAGATCCAAATGGGTAAGTTTCTTTAATTCCTGCAtgcaaaatatataaaacaattaagCTTTATCGAgctctttaatttaatttgttgaagaaatttAACACAAAGTAGTGagtcatataatatatataccttaGTTATCGTACAATCTTGTAGAGAACTACGGTGCAGACAAAACCCAACAAGCTCAAGCTCTGATGGATTATTATCCATGCCAGAGGGATGAAAGGTTTTGGGTAGTGAAGGGAAACCATAACGTGGAAAATCAAGACACCTCAAGCTGCTCGGAAAATAATTATCCATGACACCCAAAATATTGTTAGCACTAGCATAAGACTCCTCTTTAACTATGA from Ipomoea triloba cultivar NCNSP0323 chromosome 6, ASM357664v1 includes:
- the LOC116022892 gene encoding TMV resistance protein N-like isoform X3, with amino-acid sequence MTPTSFATPLASTSNKIYDVFLSFRGEDVRKSFLDHLNNQLKQKGIDTFKDDDQLKIGDSIAPSLLKGIHESRVAIVIFSKDYASSSWCLDEVATIMECRDKLGLIVVPIFFDVEPSHVRKQEGSFKESFAKHKAKFKDNNGKAKVDRWRKALTDAANIKGHDLAANFNGYELPCIQRVVADIFKQLRPAPSIPENLFGLESRLEHMRTVMEVSSDDIKLIGIWGMGGVGKTTLARTVFAEVSRGFKHSCFLSNIRENNLSTGGMEGLQATLLKDALNDYSIQIPNVHQGIDEIKKRLLTIKVLIVLDDVDDEEQLEQLVGDCKWLKNGSRVIITTRDKHVFCKLGAVAYEVKGLDGENALKVFSLGAFKKESPENGFEYLSSCFVTHACGLPLALKVWGSFLYGRNKKVWQSALEKIKNIPHDKVIEKLRISYDGLDEENKKIFLNIACFFRNKSRDYVEDVIQSCGLHVCIGVSVLIDRCLLFESNGNIDMHDLIQEMGWLIASQEKPRSRVWQPEEVKKVLSGKGELENIEGMLFSSSTNTSRDDVNNSGTLKDFQVMENLKILIVKEESYASANNILGVMDNYFPSSLRCLDFPRYGFPSLPKTFHPSGMDNNPSELELVGFCLHRSSLQDCTITKELKKLTHLDLSSSRSLLATPNFELMPNLKRLYLSYCVELKEIHPSLGHLKKLVLLDLSHCSDLEKLPIFIQVSSLEVLKLENCGSLKNFPEIQATIPGVVELNLKLIPITDLPSSIRQLCCLTKLRFYYCEYLERLSNDLCELENLKVIEIIGCDQLSSLPENLGNLSNLEELRVFGGTAIFEIPPSITRLSSLECLSFQGNEEFDMETLNFLPSVSDLCSLKRLELSHFNLLDGLPSDLGHLISLEYLCLRGSNFDHLPKSFFQLPRLQYLDIRQCEQLKQLPKLPKTIRELYADCDFAFKGKSSTIPKLAITYPELYSVSFSSGGGEHYDSELSRGETLLAEKSIQFPFQRITPFGVSYTFHYNYMDEEEINILRSFKYRHYESNGISVNLNSSWYNQNFVGFAIYFLSLEGDIWGQHSYQGIDDEAHHCVLIAKLSHKDDENEVFRTKCVIAAGFNDCDEPQGHICFAYIPLSSLWPTFKPIMEANDYSRFEVELMHSKASADWGCNLLYKGQTRARMHMASHGESDSGLTTDDIGYLTWSKLETEYLNLSRRNFSRLPQGYSKLPHLQYLDISGCLKLTMLPELPATIRELYTNSSLASEGNIAKLATKYSALYSISFSDRYKKVALSAEELARKFVDMPFPAGRNCPLVVTHSAFNDGWTEINIKRWFKYPSWQSNKVSIDLKPSWYNQTFVGFVVCLFYSSYEDTIIWKSSPDVRPFRYGKVIAKLVHKHNANKVLQTDCVIGRLYDEEFDDMFKEKEIICFAYIPLCSLLSSNFGVNPNDYLVFEVAFEDSNASTDWSCGLLYKNDESLSEAIRSNASPNDSDSDIHTPFFYTIRSNASPNDSDSEHIDEEAPIFIEEAPLQEEIPEAIIGEEIQINHNHHVEQDSDTTPSQQNLDDAAMAKHNAEVHTNEERGIRFWTCIESLTWLRQKLASVCIGTTSDPGEEIKDDEMGESPADEGHGMEQRNKAYPDKSKPQANEDDKEEENIHRMEQRKKDYLDKGKAPKEEEEEEGHRMEERKKAYLDKGKAVATSP
- the LOC116022892 gene encoding TMV resistance protein N-like isoform X1 — its product is MTPTSFATPLASTSNKIYDVFLSFRGEDVRKSFLDHLNNQLKQKGIDTFKDDDQLKIGDSIAPSLLKGIHESRVAIVIFSKDYASSSWCLDEVATIMECRDKLGLIVVPIFFDVEPSHVRKQEGSFKESFAKHKAKFKDNNGKAKVDRWRKALTDAANIKGHDLAANFNGYELPCIQRVVADIFKQLRPAPSIPENLFGLESRLEHMRTVMEVSSDDIKLIGIWGMGGVGKTTLARTVFAEVSRGFKHSCFLSNIRENNLSTGGMEGLQATLLKDALNDYSIQIPNVHQGIDEIKKRLLTIKVLIVLDDVDDEEQLEQLVGDCKWLKNGSRVIITTRDKHVFCKLGAVAYEVKGLDGENALKVFSLGAFKKESPENGFEYLSSCFVTHACGLPLALKVWGSFLYGRNKKVWQSALEKIKNIPHDKVIEKLRISYDGLDEENKKIFLNIACFFRNKSRDYVEDVIQSCGLHVCIGVSVLIDRCLLFESNGNIDMHDLIQEMGWLIASQEKPRSRVWQPEEVKKVLSGKGELENIEGMLFSSSTNTSRDDVNNSGTLKDFQVMENLKILIVKEESYASANNILGVMDNYFPSSLRCLDFPRYGFPSLPKTFHPSGMDNNPSELELVGFCLHRSSLQDCTITKELKKLTHLDLSSSRSLLATPNFELMPNLKRLYLSYCVELKEIHPSLGHLKKLVLLDLSHCSDLEKLPIFIQVSSLEVLKLENCGSLKNFPEIQATIPGVVELNLKLIPITDLPSSIRQLCCLTKLRFYYCEYLERLSNDLCELENLKVIEIIGCDQLSSLPENLGNLSNLEELRVFGGTAIFEIPPSITRLSSLECLSFQGNEEFDMETLNFLPSVSDLCSLKRLELSHFNLLDGLPSDLGHLISLEYLCLRGSNFDHLPKSFFQLPRLQYLDIRQCEQLKQLPKLPKTIRELYADCDFAFKGKSSTIPKLAITYPELYSVSFSSGGGEHYDSELSRGETLLAEKSIQFPFQRITPFGVSYTFHYNYMDEEEINILRSFKYRHYESNGISVNLNSSWYNQNFVGFAIYFLSLEGDIWGQHSYQGIDDEAHHCVLIAKLSHKDDENEVFRTKCVIAAGFNDCDEPQGHICFAYIPLSSLWPTFKPIMEANDYSRFEVELMHSKASADWGCNLLYKGQTRARMHMASHGESDSGLTTDDIGYLTWSKLETEYLNLSRRNFSRLPQGYSKLPHLQYLDISGCLKLTMLPELPATIRELYTNSSLASEGNIAKLATKYSALYSISFSDRYKKVALSAEELARKFVDMPFPAGRNCPLVVTHSAFNDGWTEINIKRWFKYPSWQSNKVSIDLKPSWYNQTFVGFVVCLFYSSYEDTIIWKSSPDVRPFRYGKVIAKLVHKHNANKVLQTDCVIGRLYDEEFDDMFKEKEIICFAYIPLCSLLSSNFGVNPNDYLVFEVAFEDSNASTDWSCGLLYKNDESLSEAIRSNASPNDSDSDIHTPFFYTIRSNASPNDSDSEHIDEEAPIFIEEAPLQEEIPEAIIGEEIQINHNHHVEQDSDTTPSQQNLAYIEHGAADDAAMAKHNAEVHTNEERGIRFWTCIESLTWLRQKLASVCIGTTSDPGEEIKDDEMGESPADEGHGMEQRNKAYPDKSKPQANEDDKEEENIHRMEQRKKDYLDKGKAPKEEEEEEGHRMEERKKAYLDKGKAVATSP
- the LOC116022892 gene encoding TMV resistance protein N-like isoform X2, which codes for MTPTSFATPLASTSNKIYDVFLSFRGEDVRKSFLDHLNNQLKQKGIDTFKDDDQLKIGDSIAPSLLKGIHESRVAIVIFSKDYASSSWCLDEVATIMECRDKLGLIVVPIFFDVEPSHVRKQEGSFKESFAKHKAKFKDNNGKAKVDRWRKALTDAANIKGHDLAANFNGYELPCIQRVVADIFKQLRPAPSIPENLFGLESRLEHMRTVMEVSSDDIKLIGIWGMGGVGKTTLARTVFAEVSRGFKHSCFLSNIRENNLSTGGMEGLQATLLKDALNDYSIQIPNVHQGIDEIKKRLLTIKVLIVLDDVDDEEQLEQLVGDCKWLKNGSRVIITTRDKHVFCKLGAVAYEVKGLDGENALKVFSLGAFKKESPENGFEYLSSCFVTHACGLPLALKVWGSFLYGRNKKVWQSALEKIKNIPHDKVIEKLRISYDGLDEENKKIFLNIACFFRNKSRDYVEDVIQSCGLHVCIGVSVLIDRCLLFESNGNIDMHDLIQEMGWLIASQEKPRSRVWQPEEVKKVLSGKGELENIEGMLFSSSTNTSRDDVNNSGTLKDFQVMENLKILIVKEESYASANNILGVMDNYFPSSLRCLDFPRYGFPSLPKTFHPSGMDNNPSELELVGFCLHRSSLQDCTITKELKKLTHLDLSSSRSLLATPNFELMPNLKRLYLSYCVELKEIHPSLGHLKKLVLLDLSHCSDLEKLPIFIQVSSLEVLKLENCGSLKNFPEIQATIPGVVELNLKLIPITDLPSSIRQLCCLTKLRFYYCEYLERLSNDLCELENLKVIEIIGCDQLSSLPENLGNLSNLEELRVFGGTAIFEIPPSITRLSSLECLSFQGNEEFDMETLNFLPSVSDLCSLKRLELSHFNLLDGLPSDLGHLISLEYLCLRGSNFDHLPKSFFQLPRLQYLDIRQCEQLKQLPKLPKTIRELYADCDFAFKGKSSTIPKLAITYPELYSVSFSSGGGEHYDSELSRGETLLAEKSIQFPFQRITPFGVSYTFHYNYMDEEEINILRSFKYRHYESNGISVNLNSSWYNQNFVGFAIYFLSLEGDIWGQHSYQGIDDEAHHCVLIAKLSHKDDENEVFRTKCVIAAGFNDCDEPQGHICFAYIPLSSLWPTFKPIMEANDYSRFEVELMHSKASADWGCNLLYKGQTRARMHMASHGESDSGLTTDDIGYLTWSKLETEYLNLSRRNFSRLPQGYSKLPHLQYLDISGCLKLTMLPELPATIRELYTNSSLASEGNIAKLATKYSALYSISFSDRYKKVALSAEELARKFVDMPFPAGRNCPLVVTHSAFNDGWTEINIKRWFKYPSWQSNKVSIDLKPSWYNQTFVGFVVCLFYSSYEDTIIWKSSPDVRPFRYGKVIAKLVHKHNANKVLQTDCVIGRLYDEEFDDMFKEKEIICFAYIPLCSLLSSNFGVNPNDYLVFEVAFEDSNASTDWSCGLLYKNDESLSEAIRSNASPNDSDSDIHTPFFYTIRSNASPNDSDSEHIDEEAPIFIEEAPLQEEIPEAIIGEEIQINHNHHVEQDSDTTPSQQNLEHGAADDAAMAKHNAEVHTNEERGIRFWTCIESLTWLRQKLASVCIGTTSDPGEEIKDDEMGESPADEGHGMEQRNKAYPDKSKPQANEDDKEEENIHRMEQRKKDYLDKGKAPKEEEEEEGHRMEERKKAYLDKGKAVATSP